The Carassius auratus strain Wakin chromosome 40, ASM336829v1, whole genome shotgun sequence genome has a segment encoding these proteins:
- the LOC113058499 gene encoding pre-rRNA-processing protein TSR1 homolog, with product MAAGDEQQQAHRPGAYKQKNKLHKHGKHRTKGEIGRENKGRVAVMALSKRQRREMRKMDRRNKANQLRRNKKDLVLTEKRKLGSRDGPPHLVVVVALHGGVDAGAVTKILRGEGAGGVVHEDQGVTGAKDSFGLVLPRFKQRFIFYRPDTADLHSLLDVAKIADSFVFVLESTEGWDSYGDYCLSCLFTQGLPSHALVCQGVADLAVKKRTESRRALSRLVESHFPEPRLFPVDGEQDAMLLLRHLSAQKQRRLGFRSRRSHLLAQRATYLPNTSQDGKGGLATGLGTLSVSGYIRGCPLQVNRLVHITGHGDFQLSQIDAPADPLPVVTAAPRPVKPGRDVEMTDGGDGNVKGDVRVLMKADPEKRESLQAEADVDPMDGEQTWPTEAELEEAEEARKNRRVMKVPKGTSDYQASWIIDDAEQEEDDNDSDSWDDDDDDDDDDEDGMMEDEMDGDNESQDAGSECASEGDDDEEEEEISSTGHTGAEQNYDEGMDEAEEGEGLRRYREARANEMFPDEVDTPLDVPAKTRFQKFRGLKSFRSSPWDHLENLPPDYSRIYQFQNFERMRRRIQADAANEEEGAMVGWYVTLHILDVPPSVMESFQTGKPLVLVSLLPHEQKMSVMHMLVRQHPSNTEPVKSKEDLVFQCGFRRFRASAIFSQHTSADKHKMERFLRSDAPTVMSVYAPITFPTTGVLVFKQRDNGMQDLVATGTLLSCDPRRVVLKRIVLSGHPFKINRRSAVVRYMFFNRDDILWFKPVELRTKWGRRGHIKEALGTHGHMKCVFDSQMRSQDTVLMNLYKRVYPHWTYDPYVPAPLPWVKREPPPALCDIDME from the exons ATGGCTGCAGGAGACGAGCAGCAGCAGGCGCACAGACCTGGAGCTTATAAGcagaaaaacaaactgcacaAGCATGGAAAACACCGAACTAAAGGCGAGATCGGACGGGAGAACAAAG GTAGGGTTGCTGTCATGGCTCTCAGCAAGAGACAGCGAAGAGAGATGAGGAAAATGGACCGCAGGAACAAAGCCAACCAGCTGCGGCGCAACAAAAAAGACTTG GTGCTGACAGAGAAAAGGAAGCTGGGCAGCAGGGATGGACCCCCTCATCTGGTTGTAGTCGTAGCCCTTCACGGAGGAGTGGATGCTGGAGCCGTCACAAAAATACTGAGGGGTGAAGGAGCTGGTGGTGTCGTGCATGAAGATCAAGGAGTCACTGGGGCAAAGGACAGTTTTGGTCTTGTTCTCCCCCGCTTTAAACAGAGATTCATTTTCTACAGGCCAGACACAG CTGACTTGCATTCACTCCTGGATGTGGCAAAGATTGCAGACAGTTTTGTGTTTGTCTTGGAGTCCACTGAAGGTTGGGACAGCTATGGAGACTACTGCTTGTCCTGTCTCTTTACCCAGGGCTTGCCAAGTCATG CACTGGTGTGTCAGGGAGTGGCTGATCTAGCGGTGAAGAAACGCACTGAGTCTCGGAGAGCGCTCTCCCGTTTGGTAGAGTCTCATTTCCCAGAACCGCGTCTCTTCCCTGTGGACGGCGAGCAGGATGCCATGTTATTGCTGAGGCACCTGTCAGCACAGAAACAGAGACGGCTGGGCTTCCGCTCTCGTCGCTCACACCTGCTGGCTCAGAGAGCCACATATCTACCGAACACCAGCCAGGATGGGAAAGGGGGCTTAGCCACAGGGTTAGGGACCCTCAGTGTGTCAGGATATATTCGAGGCTGTCCTCTGCAAGTCAACAGGCTGGTGCATATCACAGGTCATGGAGACTTTCAGCTCAGCCAGATCGATGCTCCTGCAGATCCTCTACCCGTAGTGACAGCAGCTCCTCGCCCGGTGAAGCCAGGACGAGATGTAGAGATGACG GATGGTGGTGATGGAAATGTGAAAGGGGATGTTCGGGTGTTGATGAAAGCAGACCCTGAGAAGAGGGAGAGCCTGCAGGCGGAAGCAGATGTGGACCCCATGGATGGGGAGCAGACGTGGCCCACAGAAGCAGAGCTGGAGGAGGCAGAAG agGCCAGAAAGAACAGGAGAGTGATGAAGGTACCAAAGGGGACCTCTGACTACCAGGCCTCATGGATCATCGATGATGCTGAGCAGGAGGAGGATGATAATGACAGTGACAGctgggatgatgatgatgatgatgatgatgatgatgaagatggaaTGATGGAAGATGAAATGGATGGTGATAATGAATCTCAG GACGCTGGGTCTGAATGCGCTTCTGAAGGAGATGATgacgaagaagaggaggagatcAGTTCCACCGGACACACCGGAGCCGAGCAGAATTATGATGAAGGCATGGATGAGGCCGAGGAAGGAGAGGGGCTGAGGAGATACAGAGAGGCACGTGCTAATGAGATGTTCCCTGATGAAGTCGACACTCCGCTAGACGTCCCAGCCAAGACACG GTTCCAGAAGTTCAGAGGTCTGAAGAGTTTCCGCTCCTCCCCGTGGGACCACCTGGAGAATCTGCCTCCCGATTACTCGCGCATCTATCAGTTCCAGAACTTTGAGCGCATGCGTCGCCGAATACAAGCAGATGCCGCTAACGAGGAGGAGGGAGCAATG GTAGGCTGGTATGTGACGCTTCATATTTTGGACGTTCCTCCCTCAGTAATGGAGAGCTTCCAAACCGGCAAACCATTAGTTCTGGTGTCGCTGCTACCACATGAACAGAAG ATGTCAGTGATGCATATGTTGGTGCGGCAGCACCCGAGCAACACAGAACCAGTTAAATCTAAAGAAGACCTGGTGTTTCAGTGCGGTTTCAGACGCTTCAGAGCTTCAGCCATCTTTTCACAGCACACTTCTG CTGATAAACACAAGATGGAGCGGTTTCTGCGTTCTGATGCTCCTACAGTGATGTCTGTCTATGCCCCCATTACCTTCCCTACCACCGGCGTTCTGGTCTTCAAACAGAGAGATAACG GTATGCAGGACCTGGTGGCTACAGGTACTCTTTTGAGCTGTGATCCTCGGCGTGTGGTGTTGAAGAGAATTGTGTTGAGCGGACACCCTTTTAAAATCAATCGGCGCTCTGCTGTGGTCCGTTACATGTTCTTTAACAGAG ATGATATTCTGTGGTTTAAGCCAGTAGAACTACGTACAAAATGGGGACGAAGAGGACACATCAAGGAAGCATTag GTACTCACGGCCACATGAAGTGTGTATTTGACAGTCAGATGCGCTCTCAGGACACAGTGCTGATGAACCTGTATAAGAGGGTGTATCCGCACTGGACCTATGACCCTTATGTCCCCGCCCCTCTGCCCTGGGTCAAGAGAGAGCCACCACCGGCCCTCTGTGACATTGACATGGAGTAG
- the LOC113058500 gene encoding hypermethylated in cancer 1 protein-like isoform X1 — MIIEGDLDRMAEEIGHPGIGLKSMLDAMEVQSHTKHLLLQLNTQRTKGFLCDVIIVVQNALFRAHKNILAASSLYLKSLVVHDNLINLDHEMVSPGVFRVILDYIYTGRLSEGDPTSPTEPNIGAVLAAASYLQLLDLVTLCKKKLKRNGKYHLRPNPGFFPYKINSSGMGGGRIRISTPVIHSCYPGGVVSTPRPTPLEDLAPLSLAPHAGELYAPAPTQGPPPYPPAKTSLSPQSGLHPNERSCSSVYGLDLSKKSPSSQSQLPSGQAQSIHPEEEAEGELDQRTSPLLNHNDGTRKMETAQNLGSLTPHPFPLPNHPLAPHPPHLHHSQGQEMYPCPPSPEPMEDSREQGRDGSNIYRWVKNEPSNPEDEDEEDEEDESGGIGEQDKERHQNMNHQKNREEKLNMNERGYDRGTCDDGEDENGTGSEETGSSEGRPSPPAPGGRYHLPYEPESFGDNLYVCIPCDKGFPSSEQLNAHVETHTEEELNNGSELDNNSNTKLTNAHGPRSLNSSSGLHSPFLDSKTQNLHSIGFGEIIRPYRCSSCDKSYKDPATLRQHEKTHWLTRPYPCSICGKKFTQRGTMTRHMRSHLGLKPFACDACGMRFTRQYRLTEHMRIHSGEKPYECQVCGGKFAQQRNLISHMKMHNSGTGGGGVTPDGNLKIDFSEGIYPLSKYTAEHLGLKQEKTSDLLTASQHLLVDAKVMESLYPLSKLAVEHLGFSHNKMDVLNQPLPPTSQQLSAESRTIDCYSPS; from the exons ATGATCATTGAGGGAGACTTAGATCGGATGGCAGAAGAGATCGGGCATCCAG GTATTGGTCTGAAGTCGATGCTGGATGCCATGGAAGTCCAAAGTCATACTAAGCACCTCCTCTTGCAGTTGAACACACAACGGACCAAAGGCTTCTTGTGTGATGTTATCATCGTGGTGCAGAATGCATTGTTCCGTGCTCACAAGAACATCCTGGCAGCCAGTAGCCTCTACCTTAAGTCTCTTGTTGTTCATGACAACCTCATCAATCTGGACCATGAAATGGTCAGTCCAGGTGTGTTTAGAGTCATTCTTGACTATATCTACACAGGACGCTTAAGTGAAGGTGACCCCACCTCTCCAACTGAGCCAAATATAGGAGCAGTGCTGGCGGCTGCAAGTTATCTGCAGCTGCTGGATCTGGTGACTCTATGCAAGAAGAAGCTGAAAAGAAATGGGAAGTACCATTTACGTCCCAACCCTGGGTTTTTTCCTTACAAGATAAACTCCAGTGGCATGGGAGGAGGAAGGATTCGAATATCTACCCCTGTCATCCATTCCTGCTACCCTGGAGGAGTAGTTAGCACCCCTCGACCTACACCATTAGAGGACCTGGCCCCCCTCTCACTGGCCCCTCATGCTGGAGAACTTTATGCACCAGCTCCCACCCAGGGCCCGCCACCTTACCCCCCAGCTAAGACATCCCTGTCGCCTCAGTCAGGCCTGCACCCGAATGAAAGGAGCTGCTCATCCGTCTATGGCCTAGACCTGTCCAAGAAAAGTCCAAGTTCCCAGTCCCAGCTTCCTTCTGGTCAAGCCCAGTCAATCCACCCAGAAGAGGAGGCAGAGGGGGAGCTAGATCAAAGAACTAGCCCCCTGCTTAATCACAACGATGGCACCAGAAAAATGGAGACAGCTCAAAATTTGGGGTCTCTCACCCCACACCCTTTCCCTCTACCCAACCATCCTCTTGCACCCCATCCTCCCCACCTTCACCATTCTCAGGGCCAAGAAATGTACCCTTGCCCTCCCAGCCCAGAACCCATGGAGGACTCCAGAGAACAAGGCCGAGATGGATCCAACATCTATCGCTGGGTGAAGAATGAACCTTCAAACCCagaggatgaagatgaagaagatgaagaggATGAGAGTGGAGGAATCGGTGAGCAGGATAAAGAGAGACACCAGAACATGAATCACCAAAAGAACAGAGAGGAAAAGCTGAACATGAATGAGCGGGGCTATGACAGAGGGACCTGCGATGATGGAGAGGATGAGAATGGGACTGGAAGCGAAGAGACAGGGAGCAGTGAGGGTCGTCCATCTCCCCCTGCTCCTGGTGGAAGATATCATTTGCCATACGAGCCAGAAAGTTTCGGAGATAACTTGTATGTGTGCATCCCCTGTGACAAAGGCTTTCCCAGCTCAGAGCAGCTCAATGCACATGTGGAAACTCATACAGAGGAGGAGCTTAACAATGGAAGTGAGCTGGACAACAACAGCAACACCAAACTTACCAATGCCCATGGACCTAGAAGCTTGAATAGCTCTAGTGGCCTTCACAGTCCTTTCCTAGATAGCAAGACGCAAAACCTCCATTCCATTGGCTTTGGGGAGATAATAAGACCATATCGCTGTTCATCCTGTGACAAGTCTTACAAAGATCCTGCCACCCTGAGGCAACATGAGAAAACCCACTGGCTTACACGCCCATACCCCTGTAGCATCTGTGGCAAGAAGTTCACCCAACGTGGTACCATGACACGCCACATGCGGAGCCATTTGGGCCTAAAACCTTTTGCCTGTGATGCCTGCGGCATGCGCTTTACGCGACAGTACCGTCTGACAGAACACATGCGCATCCACTCTGGAGAGAAGCCTTATGAGTGCCAGGTGTGCGGTGGCAAATTTGCTCAGCAACGCAACCTCATCAGTCACATGAAGATGCACAACAGTGGAACAGGTGGCGGAGGAGTAACTCCTGATGGCAATCTTAAGATAGACTTCTCTGAGGGGATTTATCCCCTGAGCAAGTACACAGCTGAGCATCTGGGTCTGAAGCAGGAGAAAACCTCAGACCTTCTTACAGCCTCTCAGCACCTGCTGGTTGACGCTAAAGTCATGGAGAGCCTCTACCCACTGTCAAAGCTGGCTGTGGAACACCTCGGCTTTAGCCACAACAAGATGGACGTCCTGAACCAGCCACTGCCACCCACTTCCCAGCAGCTCTCGGCAGAGTCCCGCACCATTGACTGCTACTCTCCCAGCTAG
- the LOC113058500 gene encoding hypermethylated in cancer 1 protein-like isoform X2, protein MLDAMEVQSHTKHLLLQLNTQRTKGFLCDVIIVVQNALFRAHKNILAASSLYLKSLVVHDNLINLDHEMVSPGVFRVILDYIYTGRLSEGDPTSPTEPNIGAVLAAASYLQLLDLVTLCKKKLKRNGKYHLRPNPGFFPYKINSSGMGGGRIRISTPVIHSCYPGGVVSTPRPTPLEDLAPLSLAPHAGELYAPAPTQGPPPYPPAKTSLSPQSGLHPNERSCSSVYGLDLSKKSPSSQSQLPSGQAQSIHPEEEAEGELDQRTSPLLNHNDGTRKMETAQNLGSLTPHPFPLPNHPLAPHPPHLHHSQGQEMYPCPPSPEPMEDSREQGRDGSNIYRWVKNEPSNPEDEDEEDEEDESGGIGEQDKERHQNMNHQKNREEKLNMNERGYDRGTCDDGEDENGTGSEETGSSEGRPSPPAPGGRYHLPYEPESFGDNLYVCIPCDKGFPSSEQLNAHVETHTEEELNNGSELDNNSNTKLTNAHGPRSLNSSSGLHSPFLDSKTQNLHSIGFGEIIRPYRCSSCDKSYKDPATLRQHEKTHWLTRPYPCSICGKKFTQRGTMTRHMRSHLGLKPFACDACGMRFTRQYRLTEHMRIHSGEKPYECQVCGGKFAQQRNLISHMKMHNSGTGGGGVTPDGNLKIDFSEGIYPLSKYTAEHLGLKQEKTSDLLTASQHLLVDAKVMESLYPLSKLAVEHLGFSHNKMDVLNQPLPPTSQQLSAESRTIDCYSPS, encoded by the coding sequence ATGCTGGATGCCATGGAAGTCCAAAGTCATACTAAGCACCTCCTCTTGCAGTTGAACACACAACGGACCAAAGGCTTCTTGTGTGATGTTATCATCGTGGTGCAGAATGCATTGTTCCGTGCTCACAAGAACATCCTGGCAGCCAGTAGCCTCTACCTTAAGTCTCTTGTTGTTCATGACAACCTCATCAATCTGGACCATGAAATGGTCAGTCCAGGTGTGTTTAGAGTCATTCTTGACTATATCTACACAGGACGCTTAAGTGAAGGTGACCCCACCTCTCCAACTGAGCCAAATATAGGAGCAGTGCTGGCGGCTGCAAGTTATCTGCAGCTGCTGGATCTGGTGACTCTATGCAAGAAGAAGCTGAAAAGAAATGGGAAGTACCATTTACGTCCCAACCCTGGGTTTTTTCCTTACAAGATAAACTCCAGTGGCATGGGAGGAGGAAGGATTCGAATATCTACCCCTGTCATCCATTCCTGCTACCCTGGAGGAGTAGTTAGCACCCCTCGACCTACACCATTAGAGGACCTGGCCCCCCTCTCACTGGCCCCTCATGCTGGAGAACTTTATGCACCAGCTCCCACCCAGGGCCCGCCACCTTACCCCCCAGCTAAGACATCCCTGTCGCCTCAGTCAGGCCTGCACCCGAATGAAAGGAGCTGCTCATCCGTCTATGGCCTAGACCTGTCCAAGAAAAGTCCAAGTTCCCAGTCCCAGCTTCCTTCTGGTCAAGCCCAGTCAATCCACCCAGAAGAGGAGGCAGAGGGGGAGCTAGATCAAAGAACTAGCCCCCTGCTTAATCACAACGATGGCACCAGAAAAATGGAGACAGCTCAAAATTTGGGGTCTCTCACCCCACACCCTTTCCCTCTACCCAACCATCCTCTTGCACCCCATCCTCCCCACCTTCACCATTCTCAGGGCCAAGAAATGTACCCTTGCCCTCCCAGCCCAGAACCCATGGAGGACTCCAGAGAACAAGGCCGAGATGGATCCAACATCTATCGCTGGGTGAAGAATGAACCTTCAAACCCagaggatgaagatgaagaagatgaagaggATGAGAGTGGAGGAATCGGTGAGCAGGATAAAGAGAGACACCAGAACATGAATCACCAAAAGAACAGAGAGGAAAAGCTGAACATGAATGAGCGGGGCTATGACAGAGGGACCTGCGATGATGGAGAGGATGAGAATGGGACTGGAAGCGAAGAGACAGGGAGCAGTGAGGGTCGTCCATCTCCCCCTGCTCCTGGTGGAAGATATCATTTGCCATACGAGCCAGAAAGTTTCGGAGATAACTTGTATGTGTGCATCCCCTGTGACAAAGGCTTTCCCAGCTCAGAGCAGCTCAATGCACATGTGGAAACTCATACAGAGGAGGAGCTTAACAATGGAAGTGAGCTGGACAACAACAGCAACACCAAACTTACCAATGCCCATGGACCTAGAAGCTTGAATAGCTCTAGTGGCCTTCACAGTCCTTTCCTAGATAGCAAGACGCAAAACCTCCATTCCATTGGCTTTGGGGAGATAATAAGACCATATCGCTGTTCATCCTGTGACAAGTCTTACAAAGATCCTGCCACCCTGAGGCAACATGAGAAAACCCACTGGCTTACACGCCCATACCCCTGTAGCATCTGTGGCAAGAAGTTCACCCAACGTGGTACCATGACACGCCACATGCGGAGCCATTTGGGCCTAAAACCTTTTGCCTGTGATGCCTGCGGCATGCGCTTTACGCGACAGTACCGTCTGACAGAACACATGCGCATCCACTCTGGAGAGAAGCCTTATGAGTGCCAGGTGTGCGGTGGCAAATTTGCTCAGCAACGCAACCTCATCAGTCACATGAAGATGCACAACAGTGGAACAGGTGGCGGAGGAGTAACTCCTGATGGCAATCTTAAGATAGACTTCTCTGAGGGGATTTATCCCCTGAGCAAGTACACAGCTGAGCATCTGGGTCTGAAGCAGGAGAAAACCTCAGACCTTCTTACAGCCTCTCAGCACCTGCTGGTTGACGCTAAAGTCATGGAGAGCCTCTACCCACTGTCAAAGCTGGCTGTGGAACACCTCGGCTTTAGCCACAACAAGATGGACGTCCTGAACCAGCCACTGCCACCCACTTCCCAGCAGCTCTCGGCAGAGTCCCGCACCATTGACTGCTACTCTCCCAGCTAG